A window of Juglans regia cultivar Chandler chromosome 7, Walnut 2.0, whole genome shotgun sequence contains these coding sequences:
- the LOC109002447 gene encoding uncharacterized protein LOC109002447 has translation MHSMSNSNGVLCPLVFFLVSTSVFSPKWIASGSPTDQEPKHFKRTDPLTHFNNYNGGYDVRNRHYWVSAAFTGVHAYAIAGVWLLCGLGFGIFLTVKNPRGSSWPFIKQYLDRDHNYILMFLLVLLFTFLAIVASSFVLAANQSTLWRTEKMKGTILKMGGDARQTIQKVMNAMTEMQSLLLPYDPITSRTLKITTHRLGRESHVIHNFVDKSGHSIDQAIHTSYIAHLVIVTINLVMLVAALVLLLLHWHHGIIFIIFCCWILATICWFLTGIDFFLNTFAEDTCSAFADFEENPHNNSLSSILPCMNPSSSKRIMVDIGYTIHTHIAQLNSKITDYYKSLGSDEQSEGFVGVRKICEPFSGAPSYSYMPESCPQDAIPVADLPNVLARFTCYQNKYSSGECESDGRFLPEASYNMVSAYSRSVQYVIDVHSDLQSLTECSFVKNRLSEVVSHQCRPFKVSIRFLWSSMLALSIVMVLLVLIWVAKAYQDRGRSFSICSITPNIIPR, from the exons ATGCATTCCATGTCCAACTCCAATGGGGTTCTTTGTCCTTTGGTTTTCTTCTTGGTTTCCACGTCAGTGTTTTCACCAAAATGGATAGCGTCCGGTTCGCCTACTGATCAGGAACCCAAGCACTTCAAGAGGACCGATCCTCTAACCCACTTCAATAACTACAATGGGGGTTACGATGTTCGAAACAGACATTACTGGGTG tcTGCGGCATTTACAGGAGTCCATGCGTATGCAATTGCGGGAGTTTGGTTGCTATGTGGGCTGGGATTTGGTATCTTCTTGACAGTGAAGAATCCAAGAGGTAGCTCATGGCCATTTATAAAGCAATATTTAGATCGTGATCATAATTATATCCTGATGTTCCTGCTGGTCCTGCTCTTCACCTTTCTCGCCAT AGTTGCATCCAGTTTTGTCCTGGCAGCAAATCAGAGCACCTTATGGAGAacggagaaaatgaaaggaactaTTCTGAAAATGGgaggagatgcccgtcaaaccatCCAGAAAGTAATGAATGCAATGACAGAAATGCAGTCCCTTTTACTTCCCTACGATCCAATCACATCTAGGACGTTGAAGATCACCACCCATCGACTTGGAAGAGAATCACATGTCATCCACAATTTCGTTGATAAGAGTGGGCATTCAATTGATCAGGCAATCCATACTTC GTACATAGCTCATCTTGTGATTGTAACTATCAACTTGGTGATGCTGGTTGCTGCACTGG TTCTGCTCTTGTTGCATTGGCACCACGGGATTATTTT CATAATTTTTTGCTGCTGGATCTTAGCAACTATATGCTGGTTTTTGACTGGCATTGATTTCTTCCTTAACAC CTTTGCAGAAGATACATGTTCAGCTTTTGCAGATTTTGAAGAAAACCCACATAATAATAGTCTGAGCTCAATACTGCCATGCATGAATCCTTCATCCTCGAAAAGGATAATGGTTGACATTGGCTACACCATCCATACCCATATAGCTCAG TTGAATTCAAAAATAACAGACTATTATAAGTCTCTTGGATCAGATGAACAAAGCGAAGGTTTCGTCGGAGTTAGAAAGATTTGTGAACCCTTCTCGGGAGCACCTAGCTACAGCTACATGCCTGAAAGCTGCCCACAAGATGCAATTCCAGTTGCTGACTTACCAAAt GTTCTTGCTAGATTCACATGTTACCAGAACAAGTACTCCAGCGGAGAATGTGAAAGCGATGGAAGATTTCTTCCCGAGGCTTCTTACAACATGGTCTCGGCTTATAGTCGTTCTGTCCAATACGTGATAGATGTACATTCAGATTTGCAGAGCTTGACAGAATGCAGCTTTGTGAAGAACAGACTTTCTGAGGTTGTTTCACATCAATGCCGGCCGTTTAAGGTTTCGATCAGATTTTTATGGTCATCAATGCTTGCGCTTTCCATTGTCATGGtgcttttagtattaatttggGTGGCAAAAGCTTATCAAGACAGAGGAAGAAGCTTCTCTATATGTTCCATCACCCCCAATATTATTCCTagatag
- the LOC109002462 gene encoding protein SHORT-ROOT-like, which translates to MDTLFRLVNLQSDQSYNSSRTSSSSRSSRQNHHYQQEDEECFNLFMDEEDFSSSSSKHYYPYQPHPNSSTTTPPTATPTTTTTNISTPTEFSFSPALDFNFEFSGKWAHEILLETARAIAEKNSTRVQHLTWMLNELSSPYGDTDQKLAAHFLQALFSRMTDSGDRCYRTLASASEKTCSFESTRKMVLKFQEVSPWTTFGHVACNGAIMEAFEGEPKLHIVDFSNTYCTQWPTLLEALATRSDETPHLRLTTVVATKSSGSTGGVAAVQKVMKEIGSRMEKFARLMGVPFKFNVIHHGGDLSDLNTEKLDLKDDEALAINCVGTLHSITPVRNRRDYLISAFRRLQPRIVTVVEEEADLDVGVDGLEFVKGFEECLRWFRVYFEALDESFPRTSNERLMLEREAGRAIVDLVACPPSESVERRESAVCWSRRLHACGFGPVSYSDEVCDDVRALLRRYKEGWSMTQCSDVAGIFLSWKDQPVVWASSWRP; encoded by the coding sequence ATGGATACCTTGTTTAGGCTAGTCAATCTTCAATCTGATCAATCTTACAACTCTAGTAGAACGTCAAGCAGCTCTCGATCCTCCAGACAAAACCATCACTACCAGCAAGAAGACGAAGAATGCTTCAACCTTTTCATGGATGAAGAAGACTTCTCCTCGTCTTCTTCTAAGCACTACTATCCCTATCAGCCCCACCCTAATTCCTCCACCACCACTCCTCCGACTGCCACCCCCACTACCACCACCACAAACATAAGCACCCCCACCGAATTTTCCTTCTCACCCGCCCTTGATTTTAACTTCGAATTCTCTGGAAAGTGGGCACACGAAATACTCCTCGAAACCGCACGAGCCATCGCGGAGAAGAACAGCACCCGTGTCCAGCACCTTACGTGGATGCTCAACGAGCTCAGCTCACCTTATGGTGATACCGATCAAAAGCTCGCTGCCCATTTTCTCCAAGCCTTGTTTAGCCGCATGACGGACTCCGGTGACCGATGTTACCGCACTCTAGCGTCCGCATCAGAGAAAACTTGCTCCTTCGAGTCAACCAGAAAAATGGTCTTGAAATTTCAAGAGGTGAGCCCCTGGACTACGTTCGGACATGTTGCGTGTAATGGTGCAATCATGGAAGCCTTTGAAGGTGAGCCAAAGTTACATATAGTTGATTTCAGCAACACATACTGTACGCAGTGGCCTACTTTGCTTGAAGCCCTAGCAACCCGCAGTGATGAAACTCCACATCTCCGGCTCACCACCGTGGTCGCCACCAAATCCAGTGGTAGTACTGGAGGTGTGGCCGCAGTGCAGAAGGTAATGAAAGAGATCGGTAGCAGAATGGAAAAGTTTGCTAGGCTTATGGGTGTGCCTTTCAAATTCAATGTCATCCATCATGGTGGTGATCTTTCAGACTTAAACACAGAGAAGTTAGACCTCAAAGACGACGAAGCCCTAGCTATCAACTGTGTCGGCACCTTACATTCAATCACGCCCGTCCGTAACCGCCGAGATTATCTGATATCGGCTTTCCGAAGATTGCAGCCGAGGATAGTCACCgtggttgaagaagaagctgaTCTTGACGTTGGCGTTGATGGGCTCGAGTTTGTGAAAGGCTTTGAAGAATGTTTGAGATGGTTTAGGGTTTACTTTGAGGCTTTGGACGAGAGCTTTCCGCGGACCAGCAACGAGCGCTTGATGCTCGAGCGCGAGGCTGGGCGCGCCATCGTTGACCTGGTGGCGTGTCCACCTTCCGAATCGGTAGAGCGGCGCGAGTCAGCGGTGTGCTGGTCTCGGCGCTTGCATGCGTGTGGGTTCGGCCCGGTTTCGTATAGTGACGAGGTGTGTGATGATGTACGCGCCTTGTTGAGGAGGTACAAGGAGGGTTGGTCGATGACACAGTGCTCGGATGTTGCCGGAATATTCTTGTCGTGGAAGGATCAACCTGTGGTGTGGGCCAGTTCATGGAGGCCTTAA
- the LOC109002463 gene encoding peptidyl-prolyl cis-trans isomerase CYP65: MGKKQHSKDRMFITKTEWATEWGGAKSKENRTPFKRLPFYCCALTFTPFEDPVCTADGSVFDIMNIIPYIQKYGKNPVTGASLKQEDLIPLTFHKNSDGEYHCPVLNKVFTEFTHIIAVKTTGNVFSYEAIKELNIKTKNWKELLTDEPFTKQDLITIQNPNALDTKVLLDFDHIKNSLKLDDEDLKKMSSDPSYNINVTGDIKQMLEELGTEKGKQTALHGGGGSKAQMERAAALTTILAARSRIKEDSKSNSNGGAQAQAYSIVDAASASVHGRSAAAAKAASSDKTAAKISMHMAGERVPVNAKMVKSRFTTGAASRSFTSTSFDPVTENEFEYIKVEKNPKKKGYIQLHTTHGDLNVELHCDITPRACENFITLCERGYYNGVAFHRNIRNFMIQGGDPTGTGRGGESIWGKPFKDELNSKLLHTGRGVVSMANSGPHTNGSQFFILYKSANHLNFKHTVFGGVVGGLTTLAAMEKVPVDDDDRPLEEIKITSVTVFVNPYNEPEEEEEEKAKDEKNAEDEENDKIGSWFSNPGTGTTGSGTVGGGVGKYLKARNGQAESVAVDTNPTAIPVAKKRKLGVSAGQFKDFSGW; this comes from the exons ATGGGGAAGAAGCAGCACAGCAAAGACCGTATGTTCATAACCAAAACGGAGTGGGCCACCGAATGGGGTGGCGCAAAATCCAAAGAGAATCGAACCCCCTTCAAACGCCTCCCCTTCTATTGCTGCGC GCTCACATTTACGCCCTTCGAGGACCCggtgtgcacggcggatggcaGCGTCTTCGACATTAT GAATATAATTCCGTATATCCAAAAGTATGGGAAGAATCCTGTAACAGGAGCTTCTCTTAAGCAAGAGGATCTCATCCCTCTAACCTTCCACAAGAATTCCGATG GAGAGTATCATTGCCCTGTGTTAAACAAAGTGTTTACTGAATTTACACACATAATTGCTGTGAAGACTACTGGAAATGTGTTCTCTTATGAG GCAATTAAAGAGTTGAACATCAAGACCAAGAACTGGAAGGAGCTCCTCACCGACGAACCATTTACCAAACAAGACCTTATAACAATTCAG AATCCTAACGCACTAGACACCAAGGTTCTGCTggattttgatcatattaaaaatagtttgaAACTTGATGATGAAG atttaaagaaaatgagCTCAGATCCAAGTTATAATATCAATGTCACTGGGGATATTAAGCAGATGCTGGAGGAGCTcggaactgaaaaaggaaagcaAACTGCACTGCATGGGGGAGGTGGCAGCAAGGCACAAATGGAAAGGGCTGCTGCACTTACTACAATTTTAGCTGCAAGATCACGCATTAAAGAAGATTCTAAATCAAATTCGAATGGAGGGGCTCAAGCTCAGGCTTACAGTATTGTAGATGCTGCTTCTGCTTCAGTACATGGAAGAAGTGCCGCTGCTGCAAAAGCTGCATCAAGTGACAAAACTGCCGCCAAGATTTCTATGCACATGGCTGGTGAGAGGGTACCTGTGAATGCAAAGATG GTAAAGAGCCGTTTTACTACTGGTGCTGCTTCAAGATCCTTCACTTCTACCTCTTTTGACCCTGTCACtgaaaatgaatttgaatatatcaaagttgagaaaaatccaaagaagaaGGGATATATACAGCTGCATACAACACATGGtgatttgaatgttgagctgcACTGTGATATTACTCCCAGGGCATGTGAGAACTTTATCACTCTCTGTGAACGTGGCTATTATAATGGAGTAGCTTTCCATAGAAACATCAG GAATTTTATGATTCAAGGTGGTGATCCTACTGGTACTGGGAGAGGAGGTGAATCTATATGGGGAAAGCCTTTCAAAGATGAATTGAACTCCAAGTTGCTTCACACTGGTAGGGGCGTTGTTAGTATGGCAAACAGTGGTCCCCACACAAACGGTTCCCAGTTTTTCATCCTTTACAAGTCTGCAAATCATTTAAACTTCAAGCACACGGTTTTTGGTGGGGTCGTTGGTGGCTTGACTACACTGGCAGCAATGGAAAAGGTTCCTGTTGATGACGATGACCGACCTCTG GAGGAGATTAAGATTACTAGTGTAACAGTGTTCGTCAATCCTTATAATGAAcctgaggaggaagaggaagagaaggccAAAGACGAGAAGAATGCTGAGGATGAAGAAAAT gATAAAATTGGGTCATGGTTTAGCAATCCAGGCACGGGAACAACAGGTTCTGGAACTGTTGGTGGTGGTGTTGGGAAGTACCTGAAAGCAAGAAACGGTCAGGCTGAATCTGTTGCTGTTGACACTAATCCAACAGCGATACCTGTagcaaagaaaaggaaattgggAGTCTCTGCAGGACAATTCAAAGATTTTTCTGGTTGGTAA
- the LOC109002442 gene encoding uncharacterized protein LOC109002442: protein MLWAEEVRRMGGRSSECSDSSSGEQDGDSEWKAAINSIAASSSSGKSFMNGSSATSNNTQSDDDDDDAGNRKQNPQQLKYYQIKAQKLLDDMLGKKLEMVRDPIDAPHKDPEIDEGGIHLFKHAPRGIVFDYIDEFQQPRKKPRILPGKEIDEKSKKFRRQIQSAAVNAEDIMATARDACQKALARLEAKDAAAKAAAKREEERVAELKRIRGEKWLPSIAREMRVNFQG from the exons ATGTTATGGGCAGAGGAAGTGAGGAGAATGGGAGGTCGGAGCAGTGAGTGTAGCGACAGCAGCAGCGGAGAGCAAGACGGGGATTCCGAGTGGAAAGCGGCAATCAATTCCATCGCCGCATCCTCATCCTCGGGAAAATCCTTCATGAATGGCTCTTCCGCAACCTCCAACAATACCCAAAgtgacgacgacgacgacgatgCTGGAAACCGCAAACAAAACCCACAACAGCTCAAGTATTACCAAATCAAG GCCCAAAAGCTTTTAGATGATATGCTAGGAAAGAAACTAGAGATGGTGAGAGACCCCATTGATGCTCCTCATAAAGATCCCGAGATTGATGAAGGTGGCATTCATTTGTTCAAGCATGCTCCCCGTGGAATAGTGTTTGATTATATAG ACGAATTTCAACAGCCAAGAAAGAAACCGAGAATCCTTCCTGGAAAAGAGATTGATGAGAAATCAAAGAAG TTTAGAAGACAAATCCAATCTGCTGCTGTCAATGCAGAAGATATAATGGCTACCGCAAGGGATGCATGCCAAAAAGCATTGGCTAGACTGGAAGCTAAAGATGCAGCTGCAAAAGCAGCAGCTAAAAGAGAGGAGGAAAGAGTTGCGGAACTGAAGAGGATTAGGGGTGAGAAATGGCTACCTTCCATTGCTAGAGAGATGCGGGTAAATTTTCAGGGTTGA